From one Nematostella vectensis chromosome 7, jaNemVect1.1, whole genome shotgun sequence genomic stretch:
- the LOC125568309 gene encoding uncharacterized protein LOC125568309, whose product MWCGLVLVSMLTAQVTTSLVSHTINAATFNVYGIKVGAITGSVEYNIAVRRNARVNTESEYHSYEDLRRAIITKQVRGVLVDAYIANGRSKLFDLPAGRARVSQLFGYELVYGMVMTSRVGKLQLCIRDYMKYHQAHIYSHIRDNLPKIQKPPASMEEEISSGLFDASSQVFKGIVWKMCLALTGCLLVGGGLDAVRRKRGAKRQQGLGDRAVYLQQYKAELKQIVDEFYHRITQNMEEIRARHIAEQERFLRYRKDNPYLDKFPSI is encoded by the exons ATGTGGTGCGGGCTCGTGCTTGTTTCCATGCTCACTGCGCAGGTCACGACATCACTCGTGTCACACACCATCAATGCAGCGACGTTCAACGTCTATGGCATCAAG GTGGGCGCCATTACGGGTTCTGTTGAATACAACATCGCGGTACGACGAAATGCACGCGTCAATACAG AGTCCGAGTATCACAGCTATGAGGACCTCCGCCGCGCGATTATAACCAAACAAGTGAGAGGAGTTCTCGTGGATGCGTACATAGCAAACGGTCGCAGCAAGCTGTTTGATCTACCCGCGGGACGTGCGCGGGTCTCTCAGTTGTTCGGGTACGAGCTGGTTTACGGCATGGTGATGACTAGTCGCGTTGGGAAACTTCAACTGTGTATACGTGACTACATGAAGTACCACCAAGCACACATCTACTCTCACATCAGGGACAATCTCCCAAAGATACAG AAACCGCCCGCATCCATGGAAGAGGAAATAAGCTCTGGTCTTTTTGACGCCAGTAGTCAAGTGTTCAAAGGGATTGTGTGGAAGATGTGCCTGGCCCTTACGGGATGTCTCCTCGTGGGAGGGGGTCTGGACGCGGTGCGGCGCAAGAGGGGAGCGAAAAGGCAGCAAGGTCTCGGTGATAGAG CCGTTTACCTACAGCAATACAAGGCCGAGCTAAAACAAATCGTAGACGAGTTCTATCACCGCATAACACAAAACATGGAGGAGATCAGAGCCCGACACATAGCGGAACAGGAAAGATTTTTGAGATATAGGAAAGACAATCCGTACCTTGATAAATTTCCCTCCATCTAG